From Demequina lutea, a single genomic window includes:
- a CDS encoding PfkB family carbohydrate kinase, with translation MTPRAVFAGLATLDIVQLVERLPHPDEKVAALDFLVAAGGPAANAAVAFAHCGGEALLVTALPAHTMSPLIEQDLNTHGVDVSVAAAYDGAPITASIMVTRATGERAVVSPTGTATNANPGPTALPDLDGVGASQVGASQVGAVMLDGYFRAIGLPLASAARERGIPVILDAGSHKHYTDEVVAAVDVAVVSQDFAPPGTDGAPGAVFTYLRGLGVTHAAITRGGREILYVTPSGTGSVPVGRVEVVDTLGAGDFFHGALTYRIASLGLDDARFAEDLAYAARVAGESLGSFGTRAWLAGGNLDDRSGV, from the coding sequence ATGACCCCACGCGCAGTGTTCGCAGGACTGGCAACGCTCGACATCGTCCAGCTCGTCGAACGGTTGCCGCACCCCGACGAGAAGGTGGCGGCGCTCGACTTCCTGGTCGCCGCGGGCGGGCCTGCGGCAAACGCCGCAGTGGCGTTCGCTCACTGCGGCGGCGAGGCCCTGCTCGTCACCGCGCTCCCGGCACACACGATGTCCCCGTTGATTGAGCAGGACCTGAACACCCACGGCGTCGACGTGTCGGTGGCGGCCGCCTACGACGGCGCCCCGATTACCGCGTCGATCATGGTGACCCGGGCGACGGGCGAGCGCGCCGTCGTGTCGCCGACGGGCACCGCCACGAACGCCAACCCCGGGCCGACTGCGCTGCCCGACCTCGACGGCGTCGGTGCAAGTCAAGTCGGTGCAAGTCAAGTCGGAGCGGTCATGCTCGACGGCTACTTTCGCGCAATCGGCCTGCCCCTGGCGAGTGCGGCCCGCGAGCGCGGGATCCCCGTGATTCTCGATGCCGGTAGCCACAAGCACTACACCGACGAGGTCGTGGCCGCCGTCGATGTCGCCGTCGTCTCCCAAGACTTTGCCCCGCCTGGCACTGACGGCGCCCCCGGTGCCGTCTTCACCTACCTACGCGGCCTCGGAGTCACGCACGCGGCCATCACCAGGGGCGGGCGCGAGATCCTCTACGTCACGCCGTCGGGCACCGGCTCGGTCCCCGTCGGTCGCGTCGAGGTCGTTGACACCCTGGGCGCGGGCGACTTCTTCCACGGAGCGCTCACGTATCGCATCGCGTCCTTGGGACTAGACGACGCGAGATTCGCCGAGGACCTCGCGTACGCCGCGCGCGTGGCGGGCGAGTCGCTGGGCTCCTTTGGTACGAGGGCTTGGCTCGCGGGCGGCAACCTCGACGACCGTAGCGGCGTCTAG
- the murA gene encoding UDP-N-acetylglucosamine 1-carboxyvinyltransferase: MSDNIRITGGKPLTGEIAVRGAKNFVSKAMVAALLGSTPSTLRNVPEIRDVNVVSALLRLHGVAVDYNVESGDLAMDTSTLTSADAVQIAEHAGSSRIPILLCGPLLHRLGEAVIPDLGGCRIGDRPIDFHLDILTKFGATVSEGPDGLYLTAKNGLKGIKYELPYPSVGATEQLLLTAVLAEGVTTLHNAAVEPEIKDLIDTLQKMGAIISVDTDRSLTIEGVKELRGYDHRSLTDRIEVGSWAAAALATKGDIFVHGAQQRHMGMFLNVFRKVGGEFEVVNDGIRFFHPGKDLRSIALQTDVHPGFMTDWQQPLVVALTQAKGLSIVHETVYENRFGFTDALVKMGANVQLYRECLGDKKCRFGQRNFKHSAVISGPTPLQAADIDVPDLRGGFSHLIAALTAEGTSTVSGIGIIDRGYEGFRNKLTALGARVEGS, translated from the coding sequence ATGAGCGACAACATCCGCATCACGGGCGGGAAGCCCCTCACCGGCGAGATTGCCGTTCGAGGCGCCAAGAACTTCGTGTCAAAGGCCATGGTGGCCGCACTTCTCGGCTCCACTCCCTCGACTCTGCGCAATGTTCCTGAGATTCGTGACGTCAATGTCGTGTCTGCACTATTGCGCCTGCACGGCGTCGCGGTCGATTACAACGTCGAGTCCGGCGATCTGGCGATGGACACGAGCACCCTGACGTCGGCCGATGCCGTCCAGATCGCCGAGCACGCGGGCTCCTCTCGCATCCCGATCCTCCTGTGCGGCCCGTTGCTGCACCGACTCGGCGAGGCGGTCATCCCCGACCTGGGTGGTTGCCGCATCGGCGACAGGCCCATCGATTTCCACCTCGACATCCTAACCAAGTTCGGAGCGACGGTTTCCGAGGGGCCCGACGGCCTGTACCTCACCGCCAAGAACGGGCTCAAGGGCATCAAATACGAGTTGCCGTACCCCTCGGTGGGCGCCACCGAGCAGTTGCTTCTCACCGCCGTCCTCGCGGAGGGAGTGACCACCCTTCACAATGCCGCAGTCGAGCCAGAGATCAAGGACCTCATCGATACGCTCCAAAAGATGGGCGCGATCATCTCGGTGGACACCGATCGTTCCCTGACAATCGAGGGCGTCAAGGAGCTGCGCGGTTACGACCACCGCTCGCTGACCGACCGCATCGAGGTGGGTTCATGGGCGGCCGCCGCGCTCGCGACGAAGGGCGACATCTTTGTCCACGGCGCCCAGCAGCGTCACATGGGCATGTTCCTCAACGTGTTTCGCAAGGTCGGCGGCGAGTTTGAGGTGGTGAACGATGGCATTCGCTTCTTCCACCCTGGCAAGGACCTCAGGTCGATCGCGCTGCAGACGGACGTGCACCCCGGCTTCATGACGGACTGGCAGCAGCCTCTCGTCGTGGCGCTCACGCAGGCCAAGGGCCTCAGCATCGTTCATGAGACGGTGTACGAGAACCGCTTTGGCTTTACCGATGCCCTCGTCAAGATGGGTGCCAACGTCCAGCTCTACAGGGAGTGCCTGGGCGACAAGAAGTGCCGGTTTGGTCAGCGCAACTTCAAGCACTCTGCCGTCATCAGCGGGCCGACCCCACTGCAGGCCGCCGACATCGATGTCCCCGACCTGCGCGGCGGCTTCTCGCACCTTATTGCCGCGCTGACGGCGGAGGGAACCTCCACGGTCTCCGGAATCGGCATCATCGATCGTGGCTACGAGGGCTTCCGAAACAAGCTGACCGCGCTCGGCGCGCGCGTCGAGGGCTCGTAA
- a CDS encoding lysophospholipid acyltransferase family protein: protein MARRIPLRSTSSLIYRAVAGLIRGVLWCVTRKDWHGQDDMPAEGGFIAVSNHVTYADPLTLAHFLYNSGYPPHFLGKSPLFSLPVIGWILTKTDQIPVHRGTVRAKDAVDTGMKVLRAGDVIAIFPEGTLTRDPDLWPMMARTGAARMALETGVPVVPVAQWGAHKLLGHYSKRVHPFPRKMVTIKAGPAIYLDDLREKPLDNEKLREASKRIMDTLTVMVEEMRGEQAPAERYDMRKHKA, encoded by the coding sequence GTGGCGCGTCGCATTCCTTTACGCTCGACGAGCTCACTGATCTACCGCGCCGTTGCGGGCCTCATTCGCGGCGTCTTATGGTGCGTCACTCGCAAGGACTGGCACGGGCAGGACGACATGCCGGCCGAGGGCGGATTCATCGCCGTATCGAACCACGTGACGTATGCGGACCCGCTCACTCTCGCGCACTTCCTATACAACTCCGGCTACCCCCCGCACTTCTTGGGCAAGTCCCCCCTGTTTTCGTTGCCGGTCATCGGCTGGATTTTGACCAAGACGGACCAGATCCCCGTGCACCGCGGCACGGTGCGGGCGAAGGACGCGGTCGACACGGGCATGAAGGTGCTGCGCGCGGGCGACGTCATCGCGATCTTCCCTGAGGGGACGCTGACGAGGGACCCCGACCTGTGGCCGATGATGGCACGCACGGGCGCCGCGCGCATGGCGCTGGAAACGGGAGTTCCCGTGGTCCCCGTGGCGCAGTGGGGCGCCCACAAACTGCTCGGCCACTACAGCAAGCGCGTGCACCCCTTTCCTCGCAAGATGGTGACGATCAAGGCGGGTCCCGCGATCTACCTCGATGACCTGCGCGAGAAGCCGCTCGACAACGAAAAGTTGCGCGAGGCCAGCAAGCGCATCATGGACACCCTCACCGTGATGGTCGAGGAGATGCGCGGCGAGCAGGCTCCCGCCGAGCGCTACGACATGCGAAAGCACAAGGCCTGA
- a CDS encoding NAD(P)H-dependent glycerol-3-phosphate dehydrogenase, with protein sequence MRAAVFGSGAWGTTFAAVLADAGCEVSLWGRDEGVAEEVNGTGQNSRFLPGISLPDSVRATVDAASALDGAQLVAVALPSQYVRSIVSPFAGALAPDAVVVSLMKGIERGSHQRMSQVLGEAWLVDTARIAVVSGPNLAKEIARKQPTATVVASEFEATAEVVARATASGYFRPYTNTDVMGVELSGAYKNIIAVAVGIADGMGFGHNTTATVMTRGLAEITRLGLALDAKPDTFSGLAGMGDLIATCASPLSRNHTLGAHIGRGSSLVDAIATTGGTAEGVTTSQSIQELARAHGVDVPICDAVVAMLHAGEPKEAVLGALLARPRKAEGE encoded by the coding sequence ATGCGCGCGGCGGTCTTCGGTTCGGGAGCGTGGGGAACGACATTCGCGGCAGTGCTTGCCGATGCCGGTTGCGAGGTGTCGCTGTGGGGGCGTGACGAGGGCGTTGCGGAAGAGGTCAACGGGACGGGTCAGAATTCCCGCTTCCTGCCCGGCATCAGCCTCCCCGACTCCGTGCGGGCGACGGTGGACGCGGCATCGGCGCTCGACGGCGCGCAACTCGTCGCGGTCGCGCTGCCCTCTCAGTACGTGCGCTCGATCGTGTCGCCATTTGCAGGCGCGCTGGCGCCCGATGCGGTCGTGGTGTCCCTCATGAAGGGCATCGAGCGTGGGAGCCACCAGCGCATGAGCCAGGTTCTTGGCGAGGCGTGGCTCGTGGACACCGCGCGCATCGCCGTGGTGTCCGGGCCCAACCTGGCCAAAGAAATCGCGCGCAAGCAGCCCACCGCCACGGTTGTCGCTTCCGAGTTCGAGGCCACGGCCGAGGTCGTCGCCCGCGCCACGGCTTCCGGTTACTTCCGCCCCTACACGAACACCGACGTCATGGGCGTCGAGTTGAGCGGTGCGTACAAGAACATCATCGCCGTGGCCGTTGGAATCGCAGACGGAATGGGTTTTGGGCACAACACGACGGCGACGGTCATGACGAGGGGTCTTGCCGAAATTACTCGACTCGGTCTCGCCCTCGACGCGAAGCCGGACACCTTCTCGGGGCTGGCGGGCATGGGCGATCTGATCGCGACGTGCGCGTCTCCGCTATCCCGCAACCACACCCTTGGCGCCCACATTGGTCGTGGCTCCTCCCTCGTCGACGCCATTGCGACCACGGGTGGAACGGCCGAGGGCGTCACTACCTCTCAATCAATCCAGGAGCTTGCCAGGGCGCACGGCGTCGACGTTCCCATTTGCGATGCGGTCGTGGCGATGCTTCACGCGGGTGAGCCCAAAGAGGCGGTTCTCGGCGCGCTTTTGGCGAGGCCACGCAAGGCGGAGGGCGAATGA
- a CDS encoding D-alanine--D-alanine ligase family protein, whose amino-acid sequence MTTRGTVAVLFGGRSSEHEVSCTTAGGVLGAIDRDRWDVLAVGIGRDGSWTVQSDNPAEWALSDGQMRHVEPTERRVLLPAVAGDRQWSVETGGTVTPLALVDVAFPVLHGPWGEDGTIQGALELLDVRYVGAGVLASAVGMDKQFMKAAFRAAGLPVAPDVVLGPGETAESRRAQIEALGLPVFVKPARAGSSMGISRVESWDELDAALADAVKHDPKVLIESAIVGREIETAVLGARDGVRTSPPGEIVTGGDHDFYDFEAKYFDAGAVRLDCPAQIPVADASRIRDLAARAFAAVSAEGIARVDVFYAEDGTITVNEINTMPGFTPTSMYPRMWASAGLTYPDLVDELLQAALHRPLGLR is encoded by the coding sequence ATGACGACGCGCGGCACCGTCGCGGTGCTCTTTGGTGGCAGGTCGTCGGAGCATGAGGTCTCGTGCACCACCGCGGGAGGAGTGCTTGGCGCGATCGATCGCGACCGCTGGGACGTCCTTGCCGTGGGCATCGGCCGCGATGGTTCGTGGACTGTCCAGAGTGACAACCCTGCGGAATGGGCGCTGAGCGACGGTCAGATGCGTCACGTCGAGCCCACGGAGAGGCGCGTCTTGCTTCCCGCGGTCGCGGGGGACCGCCAGTGGAGCGTCGAGACGGGCGGCACCGTCACTCCGTTGGCCCTCGTAGATGTGGCCTTCCCTGTGCTCCACGGTCCGTGGGGCGAGGACGGAACCATTCAGGGCGCCCTTGAGCTGCTCGACGTCCGCTATGTGGGCGCGGGAGTTCTCGCGTCGGCCGTGGGCATGGATAAGCAATTCATGAAGGCCGCGTTCAGGGCCGCGGGGCTTCCCGTGGCGCCCGACGTCGTGCTTGGCCCCGGCGAGACCGCCGAGTCGCGCCGCGCGCAGATCGAGGCGCTCGGGCTACCGGTTTTCGTCAAGCCGGCGCGCGCGGGCTCAAGCATGGGCATCTCCCGCGTCGAATCATGGGACGAGCTGGATGCCGCGCTAGCGGATGCCGTGAAGCACGATCCCAAGGTGCTCATCGAGTCCGCAATCGTGGGACGCGAGATCGAGACCGCGGTCCTCGGTGCGCGCGACGGCGTGCGCACCTCGCCTCCTGGCGAGATTGTCACCGGCGGAGACCACGACTTCTACGACTTTGAGGCGAAATACTTTGACGCCGGCGCCGTCCGGCTCGATTGCCCCGCGCAGATCCCGGTCGCCGATGCCTCGCGCATCAGGGACCTCGCGGCGCGTGCCTTCGCGGCGGTGTCGGCCGAGGGAATCGCCCGCGTCGACGTGTTCTATGCGGAAGACGGCACCATCACCGTGAACGAGATCAACACCATGCCCGGCTTCACGCCCACGAGCATGTACCCGCGCATGTGGGCCTCCGCGGGCCTGACGTACCCCGACCTGGTTGACGAGTTGCTTCAAGCGGCCCTGCACAGGCCCCTGGGGCTTCGCTAG
- a CDS encoding DUF3515 family protein — protein MPSLGRTARSLSTAVLFSGVVLVSVSACTAPVVINPAPYAADPQCASVMLGIPEVVGGLSLRPTSSQATAAYGTTAMITVRCGVEPPGPSTDRCVAIDTPSASQDWLVTETDTSWIAVAFGRSPATEVVIPKIRADKAVSEVLAQLSPAASLAKPNGLQCL, from the coding sequence ATGCCCTCTCTCGGCCGTACGGCGCGCAGCCTGTCTACCGCCGTGCTCTTCTCTGGCGTCGTACTCGTCAGCGTGTCGGCATGCACCGCGCCCGTCGTGATCAACCCTGCGCCCTACGCGGCCGATCCGCAATGCGCATCCGTCATGCTCGGCATCCCCGAGGTGGTCGGTGGACTGTCGCTCAGGCCCACCTCATCTCAAGCGACGGCCGCCTACGGCACGACCGCGATGATCACCGTGCGCTGCGGGGTCGAGCCTCCCGGTCCCTCTACAGATCGCTGCGTGGCAATCGATACCCCTTCGGCGTCTCAAGACTGGCTCGTGACCGAGACCGACACGTCGTGGATCGCGGTGGCGTTTGGCCGCTCCCCCGCCACCGAGGTCGTCATCCCCAAGATCAGGGCCGACAAGGCGGTGAGCGAGGTGCTGGCGCAACTCAGCCCTGCCGCCTCTCTGGCGAAGCCGAATGGGCTGCAGTGCCTCTAG
- a CDS encoding thiamine-phosphate kinase, with protein MTTIGELGEDAILALFVPRLPESDATLLGPGDDAAVLSIDGDLVVSSDVLIEGRHFRTDWSTAADIGWRAAMQNLVDIDAMGAVPTALQVTLAAPSDTEVDWVLGFADGLREACEPHGVGVVGGDLSGASEIAISVTVLGETHGLEVVTRGAAAPGDVVAVSGPLGAAVAGFALLTAGVGLDLDAVDLFRRPRPVIGAGLEAALRGATAMMDVSDGLLRDASRIARASDVGIEIESAAVPVHPAAQEAADALGVDPLPWALTGGEDHCLLATFPSGTLLPDGWTVVGDVVDGYQGIRVDGAVPEALGWDHFGA; from the coding sequence GTGACCACGATCGGTGAGTTGGGAGAAGACGCGATTCTCGCCCTCTTCGTCCCCAGGCTTCCCGAGTCTGACGCGACCCTCCTCGGGCCAGGCGATGACGCCGCGGTGCTGTCCATCGACGGCGACCTGGTGGTCTCCTCCGACGTCCTCATCGAGGGCAGGCACTTCCGTACCGACTGGTCGACCGCCGCCGACATTGGCTGGCGGGCGGCAATGCAGAACCTGGTCGATATCGACGCGATGGGTGCCGTGCCGACCGCGCTGCAGGTGACGCTCGCGGCACCAAGCGACACCGAGGTCGACTGGGTGCTCGGCTTCGCCGACGGGCTGCGCGAGGCGTGCGAGCCCCACGGAGTGGGAGTGGTGGGCGGCGATCTGTCGGGCGCATCGGAGATCGCCATCTCCGTGACGGTCTTGGGCGAGACACACGGGCTTGAGGTGGTCACTCGCGGCGCCGCCGCTCCCGGGGATGTCGTGGCCGTGTCGGGCCCGCTGGGTGCGGCCGTTGCCGGGTTCGCACTGCTGACGGCGGGTGTGGGATTGGACCTCGATGCTGTTGACCTGTTCCGGCGCCCTCGGCCCGTCATTGGGGCGGGCCTTGAGGCCGCGCTGCGCGGAGCCACGGCGATGATGGACGTGTCCGACGGTCTGCTGCGTGACGCCTCGCGCATCGCGCGAGCCTCTGACGTCGGGATCGAGATCGAGAGCGCCGCCGTGCCTGTGCACCCCGCCGCTCAAGAGGCGGCCGATGCCTTGGGCGTTGACCCCCTGCCGTGGGCGCTGACCGGGGGAGAGGACCACTGCCTGTTGGCGACGTTCCCCTCGGGGACCCTCTTGCCGGACGGCTGGACCGTTGTTGGCGACGTTGTGGATGGATACCAGGGAATTCGGGTCGACGGCGCGGTTCCTGAGGCGCTCGGCTGGGATCACTTCGGGGCGTGA
- a CDS encoding patatin-like phospholipase family protein — MSNNLRGKPKTIALALGSGGARGYAHIGVIEEIQARGWEIVGVSGTSMGAVVGGLYVGGAMESYRDWAVGLGRRDVMRLMDPGLGGAGVLRASRVMSKVKEHLGDMAIEDARMPYTAVAVDLVAQREVWFTSGPMIDAMRASIAIPTVFTPLAKDGMVLADGGLLNPVPVAPLASVHADALIAVNLSGPSVTTAHGREEVFTGIKFPKIKFPSFPQVIEPALRALVPAFGRGEDGKPDEHHELRMNTLDVVDRSLNLMQEAIRRYRLAGYPPDVLVNVPLDSCGTLDFHRAKDLIEVGRDRAVRAFDAWEAGEPLVL; from the coding sequence GTGAGCAACAACCTCAGGGGCAAGCCCAAGACCATCGCCCTCGCTCTTGGATCGGGAGGCGCGCGAGGCTACGCGCACATCGGTGTCATCGAGGAGATTCAGGCGCGCGGCTGGGAAATAGTCGGTGTGTCCGGAACGTCGATGGGCGCTGTCGTCGGCGGCCTCTATGTGGGCGGCGCGATGGAGAGTTATCGAGACTGGGCGGTGGGACTCGGCAGGCGCGACGTGATGCGCCTCATGGATCCGGGCCTGGGCGGCGCGGGCGTGTTGCGTGCGTCAAGGGTGATGTCGAAGGTCAAGGAACACCTGGGCGACATGGCGATCGAGGACGCGCGCATGCCCTATACGGCCGTGGCGGTGGACCTGGTGGCTCAGCGTGAGGTGTGGTTCACGTCTGGCCCGATGATCGACGCGATGCGCGCATCGATCGCGATTCCCACCGTCTTCACTCCGCTGGCCAAGGACGGCATGGTGCTCGCGGACGGCGGGCTCCTCAACCCGGTTCCCGTCGCGCCGCTCGCCTCCGTCCACGCGGATGCCTTGATCGCCGTCAACTTGTCGGGCCCTTCGGTGACGACCGCCCATGGGCGCGAAGAGGTCTTCACGGGGATCAAGTTTCCCAAGATCAAGTTCCCCAGCTTCCCGCAGGTGATCGAGCCGGCGTTGCGAGCCTTGGTGCCCGCCTTCGGTCGCGGTGAAGACGGCAAGCCGGATGAGCATCATGAGCTCCGGATGAACACCCTTGACGTCGTCGACCGCTCGCTCAATCTCATGCAAGAGGCGATCAGGCGATACCGGCTCGCTGGCTACCCCCCGGATGTGCTCGTCAACGTGCCGCTCGACTCGTGCGGAACGCTCGACTTCCACCGCGCCAAGGACCTGATCGAGGTGGGTCGGGACCGTGCCGTTCGCGCGTTCGATGCCTGGGAAGCTGGAGAGCCACTCGTTCTCTAG
- the rpmB gene encoding 50S ribosomal protein L28, protein MAANCDVCGKHPSFGNSISHSHRRTSRRWNPNIQRVRAVVAGTPKRLNVCTSCLKAGKVTRHA, encoded by the coding sequence GTGGCAGCCAACTGCGACGTTTGCGGCAAGCACCCGTCTTTCGGTAACTCAATCTCGCACTCGCACCGCCGCACGTCGCGACGCTGGAACCCGAACATCCAGCGCGTCCGCGCGGTGGTTGCCGGCACTCCCAAGCGCCTCAACGTGTGCACCTCGTGCCTCAAGGCCGGCAAGGTCACCAGGCACGCGTAA
- a CDS encoding DAK2 domain-containing protein, translated as MADAESRDLRRWLASGAQAVKRARKRLDAINVFPVPDADTGTNMYLTLQEGNRAVAKLPQTASHREVVAAFARGALVGARGNSGVIVSQYLSAFLTAIDSAGGLTDAKPAAIASALQSAADAAYAAVGAPVEGTMLSVAQAASLGAADAAAAKGGRNDVIVAAVVAARSALRATLDDLPAARKAGVVDAGAAGLVLQLEMLAETLAGSGALAGIAYVEWELASTGAGVVAVPVHHEQLDVGGAYEVMFVARLEDRSPGAKDEQRRPVKGSPRGSALTELTAALADLGDSVAVTGAHGLVNAHVHTNRPDDAVTAGIERNARQILVSSLSLGDAREGSRDHDRAATGVVALTSSPGLAAPLADAGAIVLVVPDPARLKRRELRRAVRDATGRGVVIAAGNPQLRAAAVGLANHRSGVGVTVLPAEHEAQVIAAVAAGATVTPGEPLEAVMRSAVARCDVASSTSATLVDDVARLLRADVEVITLVLGNDAPPGVLDVVRRRAATVCPSADIAIYQGGHGSPDVLIGVERS; from the coding sequence ATGGCCGACGCCGAATCGCGAGACCTGCGGCGCTGGCTCGCTTCCGGCGCTCAGGCCGTGAAACGTGCGAGGAAGCGGCTCGACGCGATCAACGTCTTCCCGGTGCCCGATGCTGACACCGGTACCAATATGTACCTCACGCTCCAAGAGGGCAACAGGGCGGTGGCCAAGTTGCCGCAGACGGCAAGTCACCGTGAGGTCGTGGCTGCCTTCGCTCGTGGGGCTTTGGTGGGAGCGCGCGGCAATTCCGGGGTCATCGTGTCGCAATACCTGAGTGCCTTTCTCACCGCCATCGATAGCGCTGGAGGCCTGACCGATGCCAAGCCGGCGGCCATCGCGTCGGCGCTTCAAAGTGCCGCCGACGCCGCCTACGCCGCCGTCGGTGCTCCCGTCGAGGGCACGATGCTGTCCGTGGCCCAAGCGGCGTCGCTCGGTGCGGCGGACGCGGCTGCGGCCAAGGGCGGACGCAACGACGTGATCGTGGCGGCGGTCGTCGCCGCTCGTTCGGCACTGCGCGCCACGCTCGATGACCTTCCCGCGGCTCGCAAGGCGGGAGTGGTCGATGCGGGGGCGGCCGGTCTGGTGTTACAGCTCGAGATGCTGGCCGAGACGCTTGCCGGCTCAGGCGCGCTCGCGGGGATCGCCTATGTCGAGTGGGAACTCGCCTCGACAGGGGCTGGCGTGGTCGCCGTTCCCGTCCACCACGAGCAGTTGGACGTCGGCGGCGCGTATGAAGTGATGTTCGTAGCGAGGCTTGAGGATCGTTCCCCCGGCGCTAAGGATGAGCAGAGGCGGCCAGTCAAGGGCTCACCGCGCGGCAGCGCACTCACTGAACTCACGGCCGCTCTGGCCGACTTGGGCGACTCGGTCGCCGTCACTGGGGCCCACGGACTGGTTAACGCCCACGTTCACACGAACCGGCCAGACGACGCCGTCACGGCGGGCATCGAGCGGAACGCCAGGCAAATCCTGGTCAGCTCCCTCTCGTTGGGCGATGCCCGTGAAGGCTCGCGCGACCACGACAGGGCCGCGACGGGCGTCGTCGCGCTCACATCGAGCCCGGGTCTTGCGGCCCCGCTCGCGGACGCTGGAGCGATCGTGCTGGTGGTCCCCGATCCGGCACGCCTCAAGAGGCGAGAATTGCGTAGGGCCGTGCGCGACGCGACCGGAAGGGGTGTCGTGATCGCGGCGGGGAACCCGCAACTTCGTGCCGCCGCAGTCGGACTCGCCAATCATCGGTCGGGGGTGGGAGTGACGGTGTTGCCCGCCGAGCACGAGGCTCAAGTGATTGCGGCCGTCGCGGCCGGCGCGACCGTGACGCCTGGAGAGCCACTCGAGGCGGTGATGAGATCTGCCGTGGCGCGATGCGACGTCGCGTCGTCAACATCCGCCACGCTTGTCGATGACGTTGCCCGGCTCCTGCGCGCCGATGTCGAGGTGATCACCCTCGTTCTTGGCAACGATGCCCCTCCCGGGGTTCTCGACGTTGTCAGGCGACGCGCAGCGACCGTGTGCCCCTCGGCGGATATCGCTATTTACCAGGGGGGACATGGAAGTCCTGACGTCCTGATCGGCGTCGAGAGGTCATGA